One window of Dermacentor albipictus isolate Rhodes 1998 colony chromosome 9, USDA_Dalb.pri_finalv2, whole genome shotgun sequence genomic DNA carries:
- the LOC135917993 gene encoding zinc finger protein 135-like isoform X1, whose translation MCESRPTEARRKGEHGCSGKRRSRHAQQPFETRRVSLHRIASASECADLGDRCVLGVLGIRLWFTMNPSCDESNPGANSVLPSEDEPPTVDGDPGAPNQSGSPGEELRNNTRGRSRSWPCNVCSRNFKTRCAMRDHVLTHENEKPHCCRVCGKRFARQKYLTNHSRIHTGEKPYQCDECDRKFACGTDLVRHARTHTGERPYKCAMCPSAFSRKNSLNCHLLMHTGQRPHQCTTCGQCFRMAHHLTYHVRIHTGEKPYRCPTCDKSFSQKKYLSSHARTHTGEKPYRCDECDRRFGTREDVARHTRTHTGERPYKCTTCSSAFSEKGSLNRHVLTHTGQRPHRCNTCGQRFRMPHHLAYHVRIHTGEKPYRCPVCEKRFTQKTSLTTHARTHTKK comes from the exons ATGTGCGAATCACGGCCAACTGAAGCCCGACGCAAAGGCGAACACGGTTGTAGCGGCAAAAGGCGATCACGCCATGCACAGCAGCCATTTGAGACGCGCCGCGTCTCACTTCACAGGATTGCGTCGGCTTCCGAGTGCGCAGACTTGGGTGACCGCTGTGTGTTGGGCGTGCTG GGCATCCGATTGTGGTTCACCATGAATCCGAGCTGCGACGAGTCAAACCCTGGTGCGAACAGCGTGCTTCCTTCGGAGGATGAGCCTCCGACAGTGGACGGGGACCCCGG GGCACCTAACCAAAGCGGGAGTCCCGGAGAAGAGCTGCGTAACAACACGCGCGGCCGCTCGAGATCCTGGCCGTGCAATGTCTGCTCCAGAAACTTCAAAACCCGATGCGCAATGCGCGACCACGTGCTCACACACGAGAACGAGAAGCCGCACTGCTGTCGCGTGTGCGGCAAAAGGTTCGCCCGGCAGAAATACCTCACCAACCACAGCCGGATTCACACGGGAGAAAAGCCGTACCAGTGCGACGAGTGCGACCGAAAGTTCGCCTGCGGGACGGACCTCGTGAGGCACGCCCGCACCCACACGGGCGAGAGGCCGTACAAGTGCGCAATGTGCCCCTCGGCGTTCTCCCGGAAGAACTCTCTCAACTGCCACCTCCTGATGCACACCGGTCAGAGACCGCACCAGTGCACCACGTGCGGGCAATGCTTCAGGATGGCGCACCACCTCACGTACCACGTGCGGATCCACACGGGCGAAAAGCCCTACCGCTGTCCCACGTGCGACAAGAGTTTCTCTCAGAAGAAGTACCTCAGCAGCCACGCTCGCACACACACGGGGGAAAAGCCGTACCGGTGCGACGAGTGCGACCGCAGGTTCGGCACCAGAGAGGACGTCGCGAGGCACACTCGAACGCACACGGGCGAGAGGCCGTACAAGTGCACGACGTGTTCCTCGGCGTTCTCGGAGAAGGGCTCTCTCAACCGCCACGTCTTGACGCACACCGGTCAGAGGCCGCACCGTTGCAACACGTGCGGGCAGCGCTTCAGAATGCCGCATCACCTCGCCTACCACGTGCGGATCCACACGGGAGAAAAACCCTACCGCTGTCCCGTTTGCGAGAAGAGGTTCACCCAGAAGACGAGCCTTACGACTCACGCCCGCACGCACACAAAGAAGTAA
- the LOC135917993 gene encoding zinc finger protein 135-like isoform X2, translating into MNPSCDESNPGANSVLPSEDEPPTVDGDPGAPNQSGSPGEELRNNTRGRSRSWPCNVCSRNFKTRCAMRDHVLTHENEKPHCCRVCGKRFARQKYLTNHSRIHTGEKPYQCDECDRKFACGTDLVRHARTHTGERPYKCAMCPSAFSRKNSLNCHLLMHTGQRPHQCTTCGQCFRMAHHLTYHVRIHTGEKPYRCPTCDKSFSQKKYLSSHARTHTGEKPYRCDECDRRFGTREDVARHTRTHTGERPYKCTTCSSAFSEKGSLNRHVLTHTGQRPHRCNTCGQRFRMPHHLAYHVRIHTGEKPYRCPVCEKRFTQKTSLTTHARTHTKK; encoded by the exons ATGAATCCGAGCTGCGACGAGTCAAACCCTGGTGCGAACAGCGTGCTTCCTTCGGAGGATGAGCCTCCGACAGTGGACGGGGACCCCGG GGCACCTAACCAAAGCGGGAGTCCCGGAGAAGAGCTGCGTAACAACACGCGCGGCCGCTCGAGATCCTGGCCGTGCAATGTCTGCTCCAGAAACTTCAAAACCCGATGCGCAATGCGCGACCACGTGCTCACACACGAGAACGAGAAGCCGCACTGCTGTCGCGTGTGCGGCAAAAGGTTCGCCCGGCAGAAATACCTCACCAACCACAGCCGGATTCACACGGGAGAAAAGCCGTACCAGTGCGACGAGTGCGACCGAAAGTTCGCCTGCGGGACGGACCTCGTGAGGCACGCCCGCACCCACACGGGCGAGAGGCCGTACAAGTGCGCAATGTGCCCCTCGGCGTTCTCCCGGAAGAACTCTCTCAACTGCCACCTCCTGATGCACACCGGTCAGAGACCGCACCAGTGCACCACGTGCGGGCAATGCTTCAGGATGGCGCACCACCTCACGTACCACGTGCGGATCCACACGGGCGAAAAGCCCTACCGCTGTCCCACGTGCGACAAGAGTTTCTCTCAGAAGAAGTACCTCAGCAGCCACGCTCGCACACACACGGGGGAAAAGCCGTACCGGTGCGACGAGTGCGACCGCAGGTTCGGCACCAGAGAGGACGTCGCGAGGCACACTCGAACGCACACGGGCGAGAGGCCGTACAAGTGCACGACGTGTTCCTCGGCGTTCTCGGAGAAGGGCTCTCTCAACCGCCACGTCTTGACGCACACCGGTCAGAGGCCGCACCGTTGCAACACGTGCGGGCAGCGCTTCAGAATGCCGCATCACCTCGCCTACCACGTGCGGATCCACACGGGAGAAAAACCCTACCGCTGTCCCGTTTGCGAGAAGAGGTTCACCCAGAAGACGAGCCTTACGACTCACGCCCGCACGCACACAAAGAAGTAA